The Apus apus isolate bApuApu2 chromosome 20, bApuApu2.pri.cur, whole genome shotgun sequence genome includes a region encoding these proteins:
- the LOC127392864 gene encoding C-factor-like has product MNQPRCRSVLITGCSRGIGLGLVRGLAAADPSPEFVFATCRYPEKAQELQQLSKQYSNIKLLQLDVVCENSIKKVVKEVEEIVGDKGLNCLINNAGINVLASLEEVTAETMLTIYETNTVAQLMVTKAFLPLLRKAAQLSSGMGCHRAAIINMSSLAASMQLVQANEMFLKVYPYRIAKTALNMITRCLAADLKSDGILCISLHPGWLQTDMGGNMAPMQVQEAIPGILSVLDRLGEKENGSFLDWQGETLPW; this is encoded by the exons ATGAACCAGCCCCGCTGCCGCTCCGTGCTCATCACCGGCTGCAGCCGGGGCAtcgggctggggctggtgcGGGGACTCGCAGCCGCCGACCCCTCCCCGGAATTCGTCTTTGCCACCTGTCGATACCCCGAGAAGGCGCAG GAACTCCAGCAGCTTAGCAAGCAATACAGCAATATCAAGCTCCTCCAACTGG ATGTGGTCTGTGAAAACAGCATCAAGAAAGTAGTCAAGGAAGTGGAAGAAATTGTGGGAGACAAAGGTCTGAACTGCCTCATTAACAACGCGGGCATCAATGTGCTTGCTTCTCTGGAGGAGGTCACAGCAGAGACAATGCTCACCATCTATGAAACCAACACGGTTGCCCAGCTGATGGTCACCAAG GCCTTTCTACCCCTTCTGAGGAAGgcagcccagctgagctcagGAATGGGTTGCCACAGAGCTGCTATCATCAATATGTCCTCTCTTGCTGCCTCCATGCAACTCGTCCAGGCAAATGAGATGTTCCTCAAGGTCTACCCCTACAGGATAGCCAAG ACTGCACTGAACATGATCACCAGGTGTCTCGCTGCAGATTTGAAATCCGATGGaattctctgtatttctttgcaTCCAGGCTGGCTCCAGACTGACATGGGTGGCAACATG GCTCCCATGCAGGTGCAAGAGGCTATCCCAGGTATTCTCTCTGTTCTGGACCGTCTTGGTGAAAAAGAAAACGGCTCCTTCCTGGACTGGCAAGGGGAAACTCTGCCGTGGTAG
- the AURKAIP1 gene encoding aurora kinase A-interacting protein: MLIPQLTSRLLKASRIAGHLLPRSVSSLLCSRSTPAPYSTQPSNRSGAQPQQWYALDPDLEEMLIPRKLSISPLESWLTVRYSLPKAGGDAQEEGGSEAQQRYDCPPPAEGGDVEEGEGTPSGKLQCKNVLQIRRRKMNRHKFKKLLKRRKFVRRRIKEGRKKKRQIKFEKDLERIWKRAGLKSPPAGWQTPKIFLKSSKR; the protein is encoded by the exons ATGTTAATACCACAGCTGACTTCCCGGCTGCTGAAGGCTTCACGAATTGCAG gCCACCTCCTGCCACGGTCCGTGTCGTCCTTGCTCTGCTCCCGCTCCACGCCTGCACCCTACAGCACACAGCCCTCCAACAGGAGTGGAGCCCAGCCTCAGCAGTGGTATGCTCTGGACCCTGACCTGGAGGAGATGCTGATCCCTAGAAAACTTTCCATCAGCCCCTTGGAGAGCTGGCTGACTGTTAGATATTCCCTTCCTAAAGCGGGAGGTGATGCTCAGGAAGAGGGCGGCTCTGAAGCTCAGCAGCGCTACGACTGCCCCCCTCCTGCCGAGGGAGGCGATgtggaggaaggggagggaacaCCCAGCGGCAAGCTGCAGTGCAAGAACGTTTTGCAGATTCGCAGGAGGAAAATGAACCGGCACAAGTTCAAGAAGCTGCTGAAGAGGAGGAAGTTTGTACGGAGGAGGATCAAGGAAGGGCGCAAGAAGAAGCGCCAG aTAAAATTTGAGAAAGATTTGGAGCGCATCTGGAAAAGAGCTGGTTTGAAAAGTCCTCCTGCAGGATGGCAAACACCCAAGATATTTCTGAAAAGTTCAAAGCGATAA